From one Rubrobacter xylanophilus genomic stretch:
- a CDS encoding hemerythrin domain-containing protein, with the protein MAPGPPAGSRTRIGELIRSFPAAGLVLSRYGFSGELQEEDTTLEQFARQRGVPTGRLLGELGRVAEVSLGEPPPESFLALAGVHEWVDELFLSHQEALLEQNTPLAAELLERVYEGQRRHIGVEEEILLPVYARAGRIPGGDPELYINEHRKMLQILEHFRRTLPCLEEKAPGERRRDLIDLFDRGYWYKRLHEHHDNRERNILYPTLDRVTGEEERRELIARCIP; encoded by the coding sequence GTGGCGCCCGGCCCTCCGGCAGGTTCCCGCACCCGGATCGGGGAGCTTATCCGGTCGTTCCCGGCGGCCGGGCTCGTGCTCTCCCGCTACGGGTTTTCCGGAGAGCTTCAGGAGGAGGATACTACTCTCGAGCAGTTCGCCCGGCAGAGGGGCGTACCGACCGGACGGCTGCTCGGCGAGCTAGGGCGCGTCGCCGAGGTGTCCCTCGGGGAGCCGCCCCCGGAGAGCTTTCTCGCGCTCGCCGGCGTGCACGAATGGGTGGACGAGCTCTTTCTCTCCCACCAGGAGGCGTTGCTAGAGCAGAACACACCGCTCGCGGCGGAGCTGCTCGAGCGCGTGTACGAAGGCCAGCGGCGGCACATCGGGGTGGAGGAGGAGATCCTGCTGCCCGTCTACGCCCGGGCGGGCCGCATCCCCGGTGGGGATCCCGAGCTCTACATAAACGAGCACAGGAAGATGCTTCAGATCCTGGAGCACTTCAGGCGGACCCTCCCGTGCCTCGAAGAGAAAGCCCCCGGCGAGCGCCGCCGGGACCTCATAGACCTCTTCGACCGGGGCTACTGGTACAAGCGGCTGCACGAGCACCACGACAACCGGGAGCGCAACATCCTCTACCCCACCCTAGACAGGGTCACCGGAGAGGAGGAGAGGAGGGAGCTGATCGCGCGGTGCATCCCCTGA
- a CDS encoding cupin domain-containing protein — MEKRPHPGSERPLRGSVQRFDLGEEGRRLRSERTYEERRRNAITLRKGEGMNVVLLAMGAGDRLNEHAAPGPFGLTVLEGRVRFEAAGEASEVGEGVLITCDAGVRHSVEALEDALCLLTVAGARSGIGGS, encoded by the coding sequence ATGGAGAAGAGGCCGCACCCGGGCTCCGAGCGCCCGCTGAGGGGCAGCGTGCAGCGGTTTGACCTCGGCGAGGAGGGGCGCAGGCTGAGGTCCGAGAGGACGTATGAGGAGCGGCGGCGCAACGCCATAACGCTGCGCAAGGGCGAGGGCATGAACGTGGTGCTGCTGGCCATGGGGGCCGGGGACAGGCTGAACGAGCACGCCGCGCCGGGACCCTTCGGGCTCACCGTGCTGGAGGGACGGGTGAGGTTCGAGGCGGCGGGGGAGGCCTCGGAGGTCGGGGAGGGCGTCCTGATCACCTGCGACGCCGGGGTGAGGCACTCGGTGGAGGCGCTGGAGGACGCGCTGTGCCTGCTCACCGTTGCGGGGGCGCGCTCCGGCATAGGAGGCTCCTGA
- a CDS encoding helix-turn-helix domain-containing protein, whose protein sequence is MAQEVFTGQYFGLPEGLRREACLRLLEGAGALRDGSPGIRRYTGGEALPPVERGWVCMLVEGFVRVRVGYRGYAGLRQATLALAGPWQLVWAGRGDLPPVEALTGCAVARFPEAALGVSGSAGAFLDLLEDLLAAYEGAAWALLPRRTRARLARLLVLLAGRFGRELPGGAVLVPLSPRRADLAEMAATTRESMTRAVAELVERGTLEVGGRGILIEDAAELAALTGD, encoded by the coding sequence ATGGCTCAAGAGGTTTTTACGGGTCAGTACTTCGGGCTTCCGGAGGGGTTACGTCGGGAGGCGTGTTTGAGGCTGCTGGAGGGTGCGGGCGCGCTGCGGGACGGCTCGCCGGGGATCCGGAGGTATACCGGGGGCGAGGCGCTCCCGCCCGTCGAGCGCGGGTGGGTGTGCATGCTCGTCGAGGGGTTCGTACGTGTCCGGGTTGGTTACAGGGGGTATGCGGGGCTGCGGCAGGCGACGCTGGCGCTCGCCGGGCCCTGGCAGCTGGTTTGGGCTGGGAGGGGCGATCTTCCCCCGGTCGAGGCGCTGACGGGCTGCGCCGTGGCGCGGTTCCCCGAGGCCGCTCTCGGGGTTTCCGGCTCCGCGGGGGCGTTTCTGGACCTGCTGGAGGATCTCCTCGCCGCCTACGAGGGCGCGGCGTGGGCTCTTCTGCCCCGGAGGACGCGGGCGCGGCTGGCGAGGTTGCTGGTGCTGCTTGCCGGGAGGTTCGGCAGGGAGCTCCCCGGCGGGGCCGTCCTGGTGCCGCTCTCGCCGAGGAGGGCGGATCTGGCCGAGATGGCGGCAACCACTCGTGAGTCGATGACCCGGGCCGTTGCCGAGCTGGTGGAGCGGGGGACGCTCGAGGTCGGCGGCCGCGGCATCCTCATAGAGGACGCCGCGGAGCTGGCCGCGCTGACCGGCGACTGA
- a CDS encoding cupin domain-containing protein produces the protein MKLGRAGSGVFRAAPVEGGPRVEVLVAGENLSAARVVLPPGGGMPEHDHGESEAMVVVRSGRVLMRSGDQEEELEAGAVALIGVGERVALRNASQEEAHLLAVFSPPGFVRNLEAWPEAG, from the coding sequence GTGAAGCTCGGAAGGGCGGGATCCGGTGTGTTTAGGGCCGCCCCGGTGGAGGGAGGTCCGAGGGTCGAGGTGCTCGTGGCGGGGGAGAACCTCTCCGCGGCGCGGGTCGTGCTCCCGCCGGGAGGGGGCATGCCGGAGCACGACCACGGCGAGTCGGAGGCCATGGTGGTAGTCCGGAGCGGTCGGGTTCTGATGCGGAGCGGAGATCAGGAAGAGGAGCTGGAGGCCGGCGCGGTTGCGCTAATCGGGGTCGGAGAGCGCGTGGCGCTGAGGAACGCCTCCCAAGAGGAGGCGCACCTGCTCGCCGTCTTCTCCCCGCCGGGCTTCGTCCGCAACCTGGAGGCCTGGCCGGAGGCCGGCTGA
- a CDS encoding DUF4149 domain-containing protein — MAALVEALVHVVHAVLAGMWLGGVAFTTLVVSPALKEMKWSVAERMSVRSVIGRHYARVGTVNLVLLAGFAVLDGVFGGIEVVLYVEYVLIVVLFGLTAAHGAYFGRRLRELAAAEREARDQAEARERAGRRRALQRVSFGVSMANLAVSAAVAVLAAGW, encoded by the coding sequence GTGGCGGCTCTCGTGGAGGCTCTCGTTCACGTGGTACACGCGGTGCTGGCCGGGATGTGGCTCGGGGGGGTGGCGTTCACGACGCTTGTGGTCTCGCCCGCGCTCAAGGAGATGAAGTGGAGCGTGGCGGAGCGGATGTCGGTCCGTTCGGTTATCGGGAGGCACTACGCGCGGGTGGGGACGGTGAATCTGGTCTTGCTCGCCGGGTTTGCCGTTCTGGACGGGGTGTTCGGCGGGATCGAGGTGGTGCTGTACGTGGAGTACGTGCTCATCGTGGTGCTCTTCGGGCTCACTGCGGCGCACGGTGCCTACTTCGGGCGGCGTCTGCGGGAGCTTGCGGCGGCGGAGCGGGAGGCCCGGGATCAGGCTGAGGCCCGGGAGCGGGCCGGACGCCGGCGGGCGCTGCAGAGGGTCTCCTTCGGGGTCTCGATGGCCAACCTGGCGGTGAGCGCGGCGGTGGCGGTGCTCGCGGCGGGCTGGTAG
- a CDS encoding MFS transporter, whose product MNGAYRALVLSTLSFALCFSVWGLIAPLAPRFQDLYGLSDTQISLVIATPVLLGSLFRIPAGILADRFGGRRVFTGMLLFLVLPVVLIGFFGGSFYGLLFWGFLLGVAGSSFAVGVPFVSKWFPPERQGVALGVYGVGNIGSALAAYAAPAIAGAWGWRWAFWVFVVPLLAMAAMFWAVGRDAPGSGPSPSLAEGLGLFREELGPWVLSLFYFLTFGGFVALGIYLPKLLVDLFGLGQTDAGLRAAGFVVLATLARPVGGWLSDRVGGGPLLAVVFALLPLMALLLAFGGEMVSFTVGALSSAALLGVGNGAIFKLVAALYPGRTGGVTGLVGAAGGLGGFFPPLVMGVVRDLTGSYAPGFVLLALFAAGCFAVNAACMRRWKAQGQGRTEGV is encoded by the coding sequence GTGAATGGAGCCTACCGGGCGCTGGTGCTGTCCACCTTGTCCTTCGCCCTGTGCTTCTCCGTGTGGGGGCTCATAGCGCCGCTCGCGCCGCGTTTTCAAGATCTGTACGGGCTGTCGGACACCCAGATCAGCCTTGTCATCGCCACGCCCGTTCTGCTGGGTTCGCTCTTCAGGATACCGGCCGGCATCCTCGCCGACCGCTTCGGGGGGCGGCGGGTCTTCACCGGCATGCTGCTCTTCCTCGTTCTGCCGGTCGTGCTGATCGGGTTTTTCGGCGGCTCCTTCTACGGGCTTCTGTTCTGGGGATTTCTGCTGGGTGTTGCGGGGAGCTCCTTCGCCGTGGGGGTGCCCTTCGTCTCGAAGTGGTTTCCGCCGGAGAGACAGGGAGTCGCGCTTGGGGTCTACGGTGTGGGCAACATCGGGTCGGCCCTCGCCGCCTACGCTGCGCCGGCCATAGCGGGAGCGTGGGGCTGGAGGTGGGCGTTCTGGGTGTTCGTCGTCCCGCTCCTGGCCATGGCCGCGATGTTCTGGGCGGTGGGGCGGGACGCTCCGGGGAGCGGACCGTCGCCCTCGCTCGCCGAGGGGCTCGGGCTCTTCCGGGAGGAGCTCGGTCCGTGGGTTCTGAGCCTCTTCTACTTTCTCACCTTCGGGGGCTTTGTGGCGCTCGGGATCTACCTGCCCAAGCTGCTCGTGGACCTCTTCGGGCTCGGACAGACCGACGCCGGGCTGCGGGCGGCGGGCTTCGTGGTGCTGGCGACGCTGGCGCGGCCGGTGGGGGGCTGGCTCTCGGACAGGGTGGGCGGCGGGCCGCTGCTCGCCGTTGTCTTCGCGCTCTTGCCCCTCATGGCGCTCCTGCTCGCCTTCGGGGGCGAGATGGTTTCGTTCACCGTGGGGGCGCTCTCCAGCGCCGCGCTGCTGGGCGTGGGCAACGGGGCCATCTTCAAGCTCGTTGCGGCGCTCTACCCTGGCAGGACCGGGGGGGTCACCGGCCTGGTGGGCGCGGCGGGGGGGCTCGGGGGCTTCTTCCCGCCGCTGGTGATGGGGGTGGTCAGGGACCTCACCGGCTCCTACGCCCCGGGCTTCGTCCTGCTGGCGCTTTTTGCCGCGGGGTGCTTTGCGGTGAACGCGGCTTGCATGCGGAGATGGAAGGCTCAGGGACAAGGCCGTACGGAAGGAGTGTGA
- a CDS encoding nitrate reductase subunit alpha, with translation MQYLARTERRSGGHGELSARDREWEASYRQRWQHDRVVRSTHGVNCTGSCSWKIYVKDGIITWETQQTDYPSNGPDMPEYEPRGCPRGASFSWYTYSPLRIKYPYVRGVLLEMYREALREKGDPVEAWASVVEDPEKARRYKAARGKGGLERASWEEAAEIIAAAHVYTIKKYGPDRVVGFSPIPAMSMVSYSGGTRFLSLIGGVIPSFYDWYSDWPPASPQIWGDQTDVPESADWWNASYLMMWGSNVPITRTPDAHFMTEARYKGQKVVVVSPDYSDHTKFADHWLPVQPGTDGALAMAMGHVILKEFYVERQVSYFRQYAKKYTDLPMLVVLREREGRSPVPDRFLRASDLGDGSENAEWKTVLLDAASGGPVVPNGSLGFRYGEEGEGRWNLELDGNDPLLSLLGSHEELVEVELPRFDGAGEGAATLRRGVPARRLGGHLVTTVYDLLLAQYGVYREGLPGVWPSGYDDPEPYTPAWQQEITGVDAGRAARIGREFARNAERTNGRSMIIMGAGTNHWYHSDQIYRAMLVLVLLCGCQGRNGGGWAHYVGQEKVRPITGWSTIAFALDWNRPPRHMAGTTLWYLATEQWRYEHMGADELAAPTGKGRLAGMHFADCVALSARLGWQPSYPTFDRNPLEIAEAAEREGVSVEEYVLRELREGRLRFACEDPGAPENFPRVLTLWRSNLLGSSGKGHEYFLRHLLGVPDAAVRNEETPEGLRPKEVVWRERAAEGKLDLLTTLDFRKNGSSIYSDIVLPAATWYEKHDLSSTDLHPFVHPFNPAITPPWEAKSDWEIFKLIARVFSSLAKEHLGTRKDVVAAPLLHDTPDEISQPFGEVRDWKKGECEPVPGRTMPKLITVERDYGAVAEKMTALGPLVEELGVGVKGVSWRTVPEVEEMRAKNGAVREGAAAGRPVMERDDQVCEAILALSGTTNGRLAVEGFKMLERRTGRRLVDLAEERGDDRITFPDITAQPRKVIASPEWSGTESRTRRYSPFTINVDRRIPWRTLTGRQQFYVDHEWMLEYGEGLPVYRPPLNLRRHLRSVGDGEAEVVVRYLTPHSKWSIHSEYQDNLHMLTLFRGGPVIWMSVEDARSIGVKDNDWVEVYNAHGVIATRAVVSHRIPQGTAIMYHAQDRHVNVPISELSGTRGGTDNSTTKIVVKPTHMIGGYAQFSFALNYYGPAGSQRDELTIIRKRQREVAY, from the coding sequence ATGCAGTACCTGGCGCGGACCGAGCGGCGTTCCGGGGGGCACGGAGAGCTCAGCGCCCGCGACAGAGAGTGGGAGGCCTCCTACCGCCAGCGGTGGCAGCACGACCGGGTCGTGCGCTCCACCCACGGCGTCAACTGCACCGGGTCGTGCTCATGGAAGATCTACGTCAAGGACGGGATCATCACCTGGGAGACCCAGCAGACCGACTACCCCTCCAACGGCCCGGACATGCCCGAGTACGAGCCGCGGGGTTGCCCGCGGGGGGCCTCGTTCTCCTGGTACACCTACTCGCCCCTCAGGATCAAGTACCCTTACGTGCGCGGGGTGCTGCTCGAGATGTACCGCGAGGCCCTGCGGGAGAAAGGGGATCCGGTGGAGGCCTGGGCGAGCGTGGTCGAGGATCCTGAGAAGGCGCGGCGCTACAAGGCCGCGCGGGGCAAGGGCGGCCTCGAGCGGGCCTCCTGGGAGGAGGCCGCGGAGATAATCGCCGCAGCCCACGTCTACACCATAAAGAAGTACGGGCCAGACCGGGTGGTGGGCTTCTCCCCGATCCCGGCGATGAGCATGGTCAGCTACTCCGGAGGGACGCGCTTTCTCTCGCTCATCGGCGGGGTCATCCCCAGCTTCTACGACTGGTACTCGGACTGGCCGCCGGCCTCCCCCCAGATCTGGGGGGACCAGACCGACGTGCCCGAGTCCGCCGACTGGTGGAACGCCTCCTACCTCATGATGTGGGGCTCCAACGTCCCCATCACCCGCACCCCGGACGCCCACTTCATGACCGAGGCCCGCTACAAGGGCCAGAAGGTGGTGGTCGTAAGCCCCGACTACTCGGACCACACCAAGTTCGCCGACCACTGGCTCCCGGTCCAGCCCGGCACGGACGGGGCGCTCGCGATGGCGATGGGGCACGTGATCCTCAAAGAGTTCTACGTCGAGCGGCAGGTTTCGTACTTCCGGCAGTACGCGAAGAAGTACACCGACCTCCCGATGCTCGTCGTGCTGCGCGAGCGGGAGGGGAGATCCCCCGTTCCAGACCGCTTCTTGCGAGCCTCGGATCTCGGCGATGGGTCGGAGAACGCCGAGTGGAAGACCGTTCTCCTGGACGCGGCGAGCGGCGGGCCCGTGGTGCCCAACGGGTCGCTGGGCTTCCGCTACGGCGAGGAGGGGGAGGGGCGTTGGAACCTGGAGCTCGACGGGAACGACCCCCTGCTCTCCCTGCTCGGCTCCCACGAGGAGCTCGTCGAGGTGGAGCTGCCGCGTTTCGACGGCGCCGGGGAGGGCGCGGCCACGCTGCGCCGGGGCGTGCCCGCCCGGCGCCTGGGCGGGCATCTCGTTACCACCGTCTACGATCTGCTGCTCGCCCAGTACGGGGTGTATCGCGAGGGCCTGCCCGGCGTGTGGCCCAGCGGCTACGACGACCCCGAGCCCTACACCCCCGCGTGGCAGCAGGAGATCACCGGGGTGGATGCGGGAAGGGCGGCCCGCATCGGGCGCGAGTTCGCCCGCAACGCCGAGCGCACAAACGGGCGCTCGATGATCATCATGGGGGCGGGCACCAACCACTGGTACCACTCCGACCAGATATATAGGGCCATGCTCGTGCTCGTGCTGTTGTGCGGTTGTCAGGGCAGGAACGGGGGCGGCTGGGCGCACTACGTCGGTCAGGAGAAGGTGCGGCCCATAACCGGTTGGTCCACCATAGCCTTCGCGCTGGATTGGAACCGCCCGCCGCGGCACATGGCCGGGACCACCCTCTGGTATCTCGCGACCGAGCAGTGGCGCTACGAGCACATGGGCGCGGACGAGCTCGCCGCCCCGACCGGGAAGGGGCGGCTCGCGGGGATGCACTTCGCCGACTGCGTAGCGCTCTCCGCCCGGCTGGGCTGGCAGCCCTCCTACCCCACCTTCGACCGCAACCCCCTCGAGATAGCCGAGGCGGCGGAGAGGGAGGGTGTGAGCGTCGAGGAGTACGTCCTACGGGAGCTCCGGGAGGGGCGTCTCCGCTTCGCCTGCGAGGATCCGGGCGCGCCCGAGAACTTCCCGCGCGTCCTCACCCTGTGGCGCTCCAACCTGCTCGGTTCCTCCGGCAAGGGCCACGAGTATTTCCTCAGGCACCTGCTCGGGGTACCGGATGCGGCGGTGCGCAACGAAGAGACCCCCGAGGGGCTGCGCCCGAAGGAGGTCGTGTGGCGCGAGCGGGCGGCGGAGGGCAAGCTCGACCTGCTCACCACGCTGGACTTCCGCAAGAACGGCTCCTCCATCTACTCGGACATCGTGCTCCCGGCCGCCACGTGGTACGAGAAGCACGACCTCTCCTCGACCGATTTGCACCCCTTCGTGCACCCCTTCAACCCCGCCATCACGCCGCCTTGGGAGGCGAAGAGCGACTGGGAGATCTTCAAGCTAATCGCCCGGGTCTTCTCCAGTCTCGCGAAAGAGCACCTCGGCACCAGGAAAGACGTCGTCGCCGCGCCGCTGCTGCACGACACGCCGGACGAGATCTCCCAGCCCTTCGGGGAGGTGCGTGACTGGAAAAAAGGCGAGTGCGAGCCCGTCCCCGGCCGGACGATGCCCAAGCTCATAACCGTCGAGCGCGACTACGGGGCGGTCGCCGAGAAGATGACCGCGCTCGGGCCGCTCGTGGAGGAGCTCGGCGTCGGGGTCAAGGGGGTCTCCTGGAGGACCGTTCCCGAGGTGGAGGAGATGAGGGCCAAGAACGGCGCCGTGCGCGAAGGGGCCGCGGCCGGCCGGCCCGTGATGGAGCGCGACGACCAGGTCTGCGAGGCCATCCTCGCCCTCTCCGGGACCACCAACGGGCGCCTCGCCGTCGAGGGCTTCAAGATGCTCGAGCGGCGCACCGGTCGGCGGCTCGTCGACCTCGCCGAGGAGCGGGGAGACGACAGGATCACCTTCCCCGACATAACCGCCCAGCCCCGCAAGGTCATCGCCTCGCCCGAGTGGTCCGGGACCGAGAGCCGCACGCGTCGTTACTCGCCGTTCACCATCAACGTCGACCGCCGGATACCCTGGCGCACCCTGACCGGGCGCCAGCAGTTCTACGTGGACCACGAGTGGATGCTCGAGTACGGTGAGGGGCTCCCCGTCTACCGGCCGCCCCTGAACCTGCGGCGCCACCTCAGGTCCGTCGGAGACGGGGAAGCCGAGGTGGTCGTCCGCTACCTCACGCCGCACTCCAAGTGGTCCATCCACTCCGAGTACCAGGACAACCTGCACATGCTCACCCTCTTCAGGGGCGGGCCCGTGATCTGGATGAGCGTCGAGGACGCCCGGAGCATTGGCGTGAAGGACAACGACTGGGTTGAGGTCTACAACGCCCACGGGGTCATCGCGACGCGGGCGGTCGTCAGCCACCGCATCCCGCAGGGGACCGCGATCATGTACCACGCCCAGGACCGGCACGTCAACGTGCCCATAAGCGAGCTCTCCGGCACCCGCGGCGGGACGGACAACTCCACCACCAAGATCGTGGTCAAGCCGACCCACATGATCGGGGGCTACGCCCAGTTCTCGTTCGCCCTCAACTACTACGGCCCTGCCGGGTCGCAGCGCGACGAGCTGACCATCATCCGCAAGCGCCAGAGGGAGGTGGCCTACTGA